One region of Nitrosopumilaceae archaeon genomic DNA includes:
- a CDS encoding CxxC-x17-CxxC domain-containing protein, with protein MWIKIPKVMDADRKMYPATCADCKKETQVPFQPKEGRPVYCRECLPKHRGERRF; from the coding sequence ATGTGGATAAAAATCCCAAAAGTCATGGACGCAGACAGAAAAATGTATCCTGCCACTTGTGCGGATTGCAAAAAAGAAACCCAAGTCCCATTCCAACCAAAAGAAGGAAGACCGGTATATTGTCGCGAATGTTTACCAAAACACCGTGGCGAACGTAGATTTTAA
- a CDS encoding ATP-binding cassette domain-containing protein, with the protein MRYHYFINSNHRIRLYAIEIGDLTKVFNKRTKAVNGISFVVQEGEIFGLLGPNGAGKTTTIRMVTNLTTPTSGSIMVFGSNASNSSEKVRQMIGYIPQSISVDADLTAYENLLIFAKLFYVPKNERDKRIRFALKYMGLEDRTDDLVKRFSGGMMRRLEVAQALVNQPKMLILDEPSIGLDPSSKMQMWKYLRQLNEDFGTTILITTHDMSEADELCDRIAVMSSGKIAVIGSPMELKESVGKETLTITLQSMPSSEQILPPLPPELGMIASNDSKIVKILTRNGEHAIPRILESFRNAGLHVDSVSLNKITLDDVFIKYAKTKFEAENTESNRDARLVRRTYRRRAG; encoded by the coding sequence ATGCGATACCATTATTTTATCAATTCCAACCATAGAATTAGATTGTATGCAATAGAGATAGGTGATCTAACTAAGGTCTTTAACAAACGCACTAAAGCCGTAAACGGCATTAGCTTTGTGGTACAAGAAGGAGAAATCTTTGGTTTGCTTGGACCTAACGGAGCTGGTAAGACAACCACGATTAGAATGGTTACCAATCTCACTACGCCAACTTCTGGATCCATTATGGTATTTGGATCAAATGCCTCAAACTCATCAGAAAAAGTTAGGCAGATGATAGGTTACATTCCACAATCAATCTCAGTTGATGCAGACCTGACAGCTTATGAGAATTTGCTCATCTTTGCCAAACTTTTCTATGTTCCAAAAAACGAGAGGGACAAGAGGATAAGATTTGCACTAAAATACATGGGACTAGAAGATAGAACAGATGATCTAGTAAAGAGATTTTCTGGAGGTATGATGAGAAGATTAGAGGTTGCACAAGCACTTGTAAATCAACCAAAGATGCTCATATTAGACGAACCAAGTATTGGACTTGATCCATCTTCAAAGATGCAGATGTGGAAATATCTAAGGCAATTAAATGAAGACTTTGGTACTACTATTCTTATCACGACACATGACATGTCAGAGGCTGACGAACTATGTGATAGAATTGCTGTAATGAGTTCTGGAAAAATTGCAGTCATAGGATCACCTATGGAGCTAAAGGAATCTGTTGGAAAAGAAACACTCACTATAACTCTACAATCAATGCCTTCATCTGAACAAATCTTACCTCCATTACCACCTGAACTTGGTATGATAGCTAGCAATGATAGCAAGATAGTAAAAATTTTGACAAGAAACGGGGAACATGCAATTCCAAGGATTCTAGAGTCTTTTAGAAATGCAGGATTACACGTTGATTCAGTTTCCCTCAATAAAATAACTCTAGATGATGTTTTTATAAAATATGCAAAGACAAAATTCGAAGCAGAAAATACTGAATCAAACAGGGATGCTCGCTTGGTACGGCGGACCTATAGGAGACGTGCAGGATGA
- a CDS encoding ABC transporter permease: MTPKKFASSILTVAEIEVRKIRHDSSELWTRIIQPALWLLVFGEVFNGIRGFAPTGIPYLEFITPGILAQSVQFIAIFYGITIVWEKDVGLLTKLLSTPSPRSSIIIGKALAAGFRGIFQAIMIFGLALLLGVNLRFDPLDIAGTFFVIVLFAMCFTSLSMALASFLKTRERMMGIGQAITMPLFFASSAIYPIALMPKWLQVISLGNPLTYVVDALRAMLLTGNYSNLAVDLFALVISTAVMIVLASLGLKRLVD, translated from the coding sequence ATGACTCCAAAAAAGTTTGCAAGCAGTATTCTTACTGTTGCTGAGATAGAGGTACGTAAGATACGTCACGATTCATCTGAATTATGGACAAGAATTATCCAACCAGCATTGTGGTTATTAGTATTTGGTGAAGTCTTCAATGGGATAAGGGGATTTGCACCAACTGGAATACCGTATCTTGAATTCATAACACCTGGAATACTTGCCCAATCTGTTCAATTTATTGCAATATTTTATGGCATCACAATAGTTTGGGAAAAAGATGTCGGGCTCTTGACCAAGTTGCTTTCAACCCCATCTCCAAGATCGTCTATCATAATTGGTAAAGCACTTGCCGCAGGATTTCGTGGAATCTTTCAGGCCATAATGATATTTGGACTTGCACTCTTACTTGGTGTAAATCTGAGATTTGATCCTTTGGACATTGCAGGTACGTTCTTTGTCATTGTATTATTTGCTATGTGCTTTACAAGCCTCTCCATGGCACTAGCATCATTCTTGAAAACACGTGAAAGAATGATGGGTATAGGTCAAGCCATTACAATGCCATTGTTCTTTGCAAGTAGTGCCATCTATCCAATAGCTCTGATGCCAAAGTGGTTGCAAGTCATTTCCTTGGGAAACCCTCTAACCTATGTAGTTGATGCTCTGCGAGCAATGCTTCTGACAGGCAACTACTCTAATTTGGCAGTTGATTTATTTGCGCTAGTAATTTCTACTGCTGTGATGATTGTACTTGCATCACTTGGATTAAAGCGCCTAGTTGATTAG
- a CDS encoding PRC-barrel domain-containing protein: MTTELQNSENKLNADEFRGRKVIDREGIGYGKVKHVQIDCDTLQVTGITVHEGFHKDYFLPRGHIDRFTNESVLLGTAPLRKDTSVVDIDGHKIGKIKKINKNQDTKEIESIEVSEGLTRTRVFSKSEIWGIGEKVILKLAKDEYKKSH, from the coding sequence ATGACCACCGAATTACAAAATAGTGAAAACAAGCTAAACGCAGATGAATTTAGAGGAAGAAAAGTAATTGATAGAGAAGGAATTGGATATGGAAAGGTAAAGCACGTACAAATTGACTGCGATACATTACAGGTAACTGGAATTACAGTCCATGAGGGATTCCACAAGGATTATTTTTTACCACGTGGTCATATTGACAGATTTACAAACGAGTCAGTTTTACTTGGAACAGCACCGTTAAGGAAGGATACATCTGTAGTTGATATTGACGGTCACAAAATAGGTAAAATAAAAAAAATAAATAAAAACCAAGATACCAAAGAAATTGAATCAATCGAGGTCTCTGAAGGATTGACAAGAACAAGAGTTTTTTCAAAATCTGAAATATGGGGAATCGGAGAAAAAGTCATTCTTAAACTAGCAAAAGACGAATACAAGAAATCTCATTAA
- a CDS encoding nitroreductase/quinone reductase family protein, producing MKPREVTFKAILVTTGRKTGKEHAVELKTVFYDNKFYFSRRNSQSDWLKNSLANPQVKIQYNGVIFSGIASLITDENLAKKISQLKYSDKKAEESRVVLEVTLHEQL from the coding sequence ATGAAGCCGCGAGAAGTAACATTCAAGGCAATATTAGTCACAACAGGAAGAAAGACAGGTAAGGAACACGCTGTGGAACTAAAAACTGTCTTTTATGATAACAAATTCTATTTTTCAAGGAGAAATTCTCAAAGTGATTGGTTAAAAAACTCACTTGCCAATCCTCAAGTAAAAATACAATATAATGGTGTCATATTTTCTGGAATTGCATCATTAATAACTGATGAAAACTTGGCAAAAAAAATCTCACAATTAAAATATTCAGATAAAAAAGCAGAGGAATCAAGAGTTGTTTTAGAGGTTACGTTACATGAACAATTGTAG